The DNA region GGTGTACAATATTGGGGAAATGTGCTGATATAGTTTCAGGCACGGAAATATCCAGTATCATTTTAAGACCGTGGTTGGTTAAATCGAAACCCATCATATGTGTACTATCCGTAAAGTGATACATTTCCGAGCCTTTTATCATAGGGCCTTCCGCATTTTCTTCCGAAGATAAAAGAACACAGGAAGCACCATCACCAAAAATGGCAGCACTAACCATATTGGCCATGGAAAAATCATTGAGTTGAAATGTAGCAGTGGGACTTTCTACGGCTACTACCACCGCTCTTTTTCCTGGATTGGATTTTAAGAAGTTATGCGCATAAATCAACCCGGAAACGCCGGCCGCACAGCCCATTTCCGTAACCGGAAGCCGTACTACATCTTGCCGTAACCCTAAATCATTGATCAAATAAGCATCCAAAGAAGGAATTAGAATTCCTGTGCAACTAACGGTAATGATAAAATCTATGGAATCTGCTTGCCAATTACTTTGAATTAAGGCTTTTTCTAAAACCTGTTTTCCTAGTTTCTTGACTTCCCGTGCATAAATAACATTTTTCTCTTCAAAGGAGGTGGCTATAAAGACCTCTTCGGGCGCCATAATGCTGTAGCGCTTGTCTACGGCGGCACCTTCAAATATCTTGATAACCTTACGCCTAAAGCGATCCTCTTGGCCAGAAAGCCACAAGTTCACAAACGGCAAAATTTCATTCGTCGGTTTGCAATAGGCTGGTAATTGCTTCACCGTTTTTATGATTCGAACTTCATTCATATACTTAAATCGGGAGTTTTTGTTCGGCAACCCATATGTATCTAAAAGCCCATTTCCATTGAATCGTATGCTTCATATCCGGTAGTTTATCAGAAAAACCTGTTAAGTCCTCTTTGCTAAATCCACTTTTTATGGAAATAAGGCCATCTTTTTTGGCAATATCGGTTCGTATAAAAATAGTACTAAAGAGTTTAAAAAGATGATAAGCCATGGTGCTTCTGTGTAAATCGTTAATAATAAATCCGATTCGGCTCAAATTCGAAAATTGATTCAAGAATTGCGGAATCTGCTCATTCCGGAAATGGTGCATTGTAAGAGTACATAGAAGGATATCGCACTTTAACTTGTCTGGAGTTAGTTGTAAAATATCTTGTTTCCAGTACTGGATTTCAGGATAATTTTGTGAATCTTCACGTGCTATCTCCAAACTTTTTTCGTTTAGGTCAACGCCTATACAGGAAA from Zobellia alginiliquefaciens includes:
- a CDS encoding type III polyketide synthase is translated as MNEVRIIKTVKQLPAYCKPTNEILPFVNLWLSGQEDRFRRKVIKIFEGAAVDKRYSIMAPEEVFIATSFEEKNVIYAREVKKLGKQVLEKALIQSNWQADSIDFIITVSCTGILIPSLDAYLINDLGLRQDVVRLPVTEMGCAAGVSGLIYAHNFLKSNPGKRAVVVAVESPTATFQLNDFSMANMVSAAIFGDGASCVLLSSEENAEGPMIKGSEMYHFTDSTHMMGFDLTNHGLKMILDISVPETISAHFPNIVHPFLDKHNSSIEMVDHLIFHPGGKKIVQTVESLFGEMGKNIDDTREVLRQYGNMSSATVLYVLERFMEKDIKKGEQGLILSFGPGFSAQRVLLEW
- a CDS encoding methyltransferase domain-containing protein — translated: MSDFSIRSTEPELMDDLSLDETHLKQVLLDIDRSNRFLNGNHLTIQAISRLISGKNHKSYTILDMGCGNGSMLRAVVLWARKQNISVSCIGVDLNEKSLEIAREDSQNYPEIQYWKQDILQLTPDKLKCDILLCTLTMHHFRNEQIPQFLNQFSNLSRIGFIINDLHRSTMAYHLFKLFSTIFIRTDIAKKDGLISIKSGFSKEDLTGFSDKLPDMKHTIQWKWAFRYIWVAEQKLPI